The sequence TGCTCTTGGCGACTTGCGGCGCGCTGTTCATGACGCAGGCGATTGACTATGTTGCCTTGTTCCTCGGCATGGAACTGACTAGCTTCCCAGTGTACGCTCTTGTGGGTATCCGTCGTCACGAAGAAAACGCTGGCGAAGGCGTGTTCAAGTACTTTGTCTCGGGTGCGGTATTTAGCGCCTTGTACCTCTATGGTGTCGCCATGATTTATGGCGCTACCGGCAGTACGCATTTCTTTGCCTCGATTCTCGATGGCCGTGGCCCGATTTTTGCCGTGGGCATCTTGTTCGTGATCTTTGGCCTGCTCTTTAAGGCGGGCGCTGCTCCGTTCCACTTCTGGGTGGCCGACGTCTACACGGGCGCATCTGTCGCCGTGACGGGCTTTATGGCCGCCGTCGTGAAGGTGGGCGCCTTGGCGGCTCTCGGTTCTGTGTGGCTTGGCCTTTTGGTGACCAAGGCTGCGACCGCCCCTGCTTGGAATTTGGCGGAGCCGGTCACAATCGGTAGCCAGTCGCGTTCGCTTTACTTGGTGGTCTTGGTTGTCGCCATCCTCTCCATGGTCGTTGGCGCCTTTAGCGGCTTGGCTCAAAAGTCCATCCGCCGCATTATGGCGTTCTCTGCCGTGATGAACGCCGGCTTCATTGCAATCGGTTTCTTGCTCCCGAACTATGCCGGTAACGGTTCTGTGCAGCTCGGCCCCATGGTCTACTTCCTTGTGACCTACGCCGTGGCGAGTGCGGGTGCCCTCACGGGTATCGCTTACCTCTCTGGCAGGGAAGACAAGAAGGAAAATCTCGATGATATCCAGGGCGTAGGACGCCGCCGTCCGTTTGTTGCCTTGAGTGTTACGGTTTGCTTGGCAAGCCTTGCCGGCCTCCCGCCGGTGGCCGGGTTCCTCGCCAAGTTCACCTTGTTCACGGACGCCTTTAGTGCCGGCCTTGGCAAGCTCGCCGCCTTTGGCTTTGCGCTTTCCCTGGTGGCTGCGGTTTACTACCTCCGTGTAGCATACGCCCTGTTCGCTCCGCGCAAGTGCGACTGTGAAGAGGAAAAGTGCTGCTGCAAGGGGACGAACCCGTCTTACGGTTACCTGCTCAAGTTCGGCGTGGCTATTGCTGGCCTGGCACTCCTTTTGGTCGGAGTGATGCCGAGCCTTGCGCTGATAGTGTAAGGCTCGCCCCGGCTCACAAAGAAAAGGTACGAACATGGACAAGATTTATCGTTCGGGCATCGGTTTTGACGTTCACAAGTTGGTGGAAGGCCGCAAGTGCATTATTGGCGGGGTGGATATCCCGTACGAGAAGGGTCTCCTTGGACACAGCGACGCCGATGTGTTGCTCCATGCGATTAGTGACGCCCTTCTGGGAGCCGCGGGCCTCGGCGACATTGGTACGTATTTCCCGGATACCGACCCTGCGTTCAAGGGCGCCGACAGCCTGGAACTGTTGCGCAAGGTGGGCGAGGAAGTCCACAAGGCTGGCTTCGAAATAGTGAACATCGACAGCATCGTGATGTGCGAGCGCCCGAAGGTGAACCCGCACAAGGACGCCATGAAGGCGAACATCGCCCGCGTGCTGGGCCTGGATATCAGGCAGATTGGCATCAAGGGCACCACGACCGAAAAACTCGGGTTTACGGGCCGGGGCGAGGGCATTGCGAGCCAGGCCGTTGCCATGGTAAGAAGTCTGTAAGGAAAAAGGCTCGGGGTACGAGGCTCTCGTTGTCCCTAATTCAACGAGTTTGGTTTACCATTTTTTTTGGTGGTTAAATTTTACCTAATTTTTTCTATATTTTACGCCAGCTTTACAATCAACAATTCACCGCCATGAGCCCGAACTAGCTGAAAGGCAGCGACGATGATCCGGTAGTGGCGCTTCATAGGAAGGTCCTATAATTATGACTTGGATGGCGTTAAAAATGTTAGGGTGCCTAGCCCTGCTCATGTTCGGTATGAAGTCCATGAGCGAGGCTTTGCAAAAAATGGCCGGTCCGCAGCTCAGACATGTGCTCGGAACCATGACCACGAACCGTTTCACGGGGATGCTCACCGGCATGTTCGTTACAGCCTCAGTACAAAGTTCGACCGCCACCACGTTGATGACGGTCTCTTTTGTTAATGCGGGGCTCCTTACGCTCATGCAGGCCATCTCGATTATCCTCGGCGCCCACATCGGTACGACGGTAACGGCATGGATCATGAGCCTCGGGTTCTCGTTCAACATCGCGAACTTCGTCTACCCGGCGTTCTTCATCGGTATCATTCTCGTGTACCTGAACAAGAAGCGCGTGCTAGGCGAGTTCCTGTTCGGTGTCGGTTTCCTCTTCCTCGGTCTTACGACCCTCAAGGAAACTGGTTTCGCGGTAGTACAGGATCCGGGTGCGAGCGCTTCCATCAGTTCGTTCTTTGCCCGCTTCAGCGACCCGAACTTCTTCAACTCGCTGTTCTTCCTCGTGATGGGTACGGTGCTTACCCTGTGCGTGCAGTCTTCTGCCGCCATCATGGCCATCACGATGATCCTCTGCTCCACCGGCGTGCTCCATATTGACCAGGGCATCATGCTCGTGCTTGGCGAAAACATCGGTACGACGATTACCGCGAACATCGTGGCGCTTTCCGCCAATACGCAGGCTCGCCGCGCGGCCCTTGCTCACTTTACGATTAACGTGATAGGCGTTATCTGGGTAATCATCGTGCTCAAGTGGTTCCTCGCTGCCGTCTGTAACGTGGTTGGCTTCGACCTCTCCATCCACATGGGCGAACCGGGTTACGAAAAGAACCTTGCGAAGATTTCCGTGGTGCTCGCCACGTTCCACTCGGCGTTCAACGTCTCGAACACATTCATCCAGATTTGGTTCATCAAGTACATCGAAAAATTTGTTTGCAGGGTCATTAAGCCCAAGAAATCCGATGAAGAGGAAGATTCCCGCCTGCACTTCATTAGCTCAGGCCTGATGGGCACTCCGGAACTCTCGCTCCTTGAGGCCCGCAAGGAAATCAGCCTGTTTGCGACCCGCACTCGCAAGATGTTCAACTTCGTACCGAACCTGCTCGAAATGAAGGAAGAGAACGACTTCGTGAAGTTGTTCGCCCGCATCGAGAAGTACGAAGGCATCAGCGACAACATGGAAATAGAGATTGCGAAGTACCTGAACCAGGTGAGCGAAGGCCGCCTGAGCCCGGAGAGTAAGACGAACATCCAGTCGATGCTCAGGGAAATTTCTGAAATCGAAAGCATTGGCGATTCCTGTTACAACATGGCGCGCGCCATCAACCGCAAGTTCCGCAGCAAGGAAGATTTTACCGCGGAGCAGTACGAGCATATCAAGCATATCATGGGCCTGTGCGACAAGGCGCTCGAGCATATGATAGCTGTTCTCGACGATAGCCAGCAGGTGGATGCGAACCGTACGCTGAACCTGGAAAACGAGATTAACGACTACCGCAAGCTCCTCAAGGAGAAGAATGTCGACGATATCGAAAACCAGAAGTACAGCTACCAGATGGGCGTGCACTACATGGACGTGGTGAACGACTGCGAAAAGCTGGGCGACTACGTGGTGAATGTGGTAGAGGCTCACGCCAACAAGAAATTCTCTACATAAATTTGCCTATAAATGTCGCCATACGGCATCGCGCTCGCACTCGCTGTATTTTTATACAGCTTCGGTTCGCGCTCTTTGCTACTGAGACTCCGCGCTTTAGCGCGGGAAATGGGCTTTGCCCATTGTTCGTCGAAGGATGTCGTAATCATATCTTGTCGGAAACTTGTTTCCGTTTCAAGATATAGATTAGGACCTTGCTCGTTTCTAGGTGAATTTTGAAGATAGGCTTTTCTAGTCAAAGTCTGATTTGTAAAATCCATGTAAAGTATAAATAAAACCTTTGCGAAGTTTTTGTTTTAGACATTGCATTGACTGTATTGTGTTTTTATCTTGGTGATTGGATAATCCGCAAACTATGAATACAATCTACATTGTTGAAGACGATTCCGAAATCCGCGAGATGGAAGCCTACGCGCTTAAAAGTAGCGGTTTTGATGTGAACGCTTTCGACTGCGGGAAGGGCTTAGACGAGGCTGTCAAGACATGCGTGCCCGACCTGATTATTCTCGATATCATGTTGCCGGGAGAAGATGGCCTAAGTATTCTGAGGCGCCTCCGCGCACAGGACGCTACTAAGAGTGTCCCTGTCATCATGATTACTGCCAAGGGCTCTGAAATCGAAAAGGTCAAGGGTCTCGACGCGGGTGCGGACGATTACATTGCAAAGCCTTTCGGTATTCTGGAATTCATTTCGCGCGTCAAGGCACTGCTCCGCCGTGCGGGCACGCTGAAAGCCGATTCCGAGGAACAGACTTCGCTATCGCTCGGGGGTGTTTGCATCGATATGGGCAAGCGCATCGTTACCGCCGATGGCGGGAACGTGGAACTCACCTATAAGGAATACGAGCTCCTGAAACTTCTCATGTCTCAACCGGGGCTCGTCTATTCCAGGCAGCAGATTCTGGAAAAGATTTGGGGCATCGATTTCAAGATGGACACTCGAACGGTGGATATGCACATCAAGACCCTCCGACAAAAATTGGGTGAGCAAGGGTCCATCATTCAAACCGTCCGCAATGTAGGTTACAAGGCGCAATGAAGGACCGCATAAGATATAGCTTGATCTATATGGGGGTGATTGCAGCCCTGTGTGCGGTTTACTTTACAATGCAGGTTTTTGAAGGGGAAATGGCGGGCCAGCTCAAGAGCCAACTTCGCGAGAACTTGCGCCTGATAGAGACTGCGTATGTCGGGGAAGCCCTTGGCGACGAGCCTCAAAAGCTTTCAAAGTTTGCAAGCAAGGACCTTCGCATAACGCTCATCGATTCGAAGGGAGGAATCCTTTACGATAGCGATGCCGAAACGGTCAAGATGGAAAATCACAATGACCGCGAAGAGGTCATAGATGCCTTTGCGAAAGGGGCTGGCGAAGATCTCCGCTATTCCTCTACCTTGCAGGCAAAGGTGTTCTACTTTGCCAAGCGCCTGAATGATGGCAAGGTGCTGCGCCTCGGAATGCGCCAGGCGAACTTGCAGCAGGTATTTTCCAAGACGATTCCGTACCTTATTGTTTTGTTGGCGGCCATTGTCGCTGCGGCAATTCTCATTGCAATCGGGCTTAGCCGAGCCTTCATTAGTCCGCTACAAAAGCTAGTGGACCAGTTGGGAACTCCCGAGTGGATGAAAATCGAGAACGTCTACAAGGAAATCGCACCGCTTGTCAATACCATACGCAAGCAGGATCTTGAGCTGCAGTTGACCATCGAGCAGCTCTCGAACGAAAAGCAGAAGATAACGCACCTGAAGGACGAGTTTACGGCGAATGCTTCTCACGAGCTGAAGACGCCGTTGACCTCTATTTCGGGCTATGCGGAACTTATCGAGAACGACATGGCAAAACCTGAAGATGTCAAGATGTTTGCGGGCAAAATCCACAAGGAAGCGCTCCGCCTGCAGTCCATCGCGAACGACATCATCACGCTCTCGAAACTGGATGGGCAACAAGGCGAACTGTTTGACCTGAACGAAAAGGTCAACCTCTGGAACGTGGCGCACGGCTGCGTCGAGGACCTTAGCCTGAAGGCAAGCAAAAAATCCGTATCAGTCTCGCTGGATGGCGATAAGGCTGCGGAAATCCAGGGAAACTCGAAACTGCTTTACGAGATGGTCTTTAACCTAGTGGATAACTCCATTCGCTATACGGAGCAAGGCGGCAAGGTTGCCGTTATTGTTGAACCGGGCGCTATCGTGGTGAAGGATACCGGCATCGGCATTCCGGAAGAATGCCAGTCGCGTGTCTTTGAGCGCTTTTACCGCGTAGACAAGAGCCGTTCCAAGGAAACAGGTGGAACGGGGCTCGGGCTTGCTATCGTAAAGCACATAGCGGAAGTTCTCCACGCAACAATACAACTGAATTCGGCTGTCGGATTCGGTACTGAAATTAGGATTGGATTTAAAGTATGATTCTTGCAATTCTCAAAATGATCGGTTGCCTTGCGCTCCTCATGTTCGGCATGAAGACGATGAGCGAAGGCTTGCAGAAACTCACCGGCGGTCACCTCCGCGCAGTCCTTGGCACCATGACCAAGCACCGTATCGGAGGCCTCCTCACAGGTACGTTCGTTACGGCCTCGGTGCAATCTTCTACCGCCACGACCGTCCTTACCGTAAGCTTCGTTAACGCTGGCCTGCTCACATTGAGTCAGGCCATTCCTGTTATTATGGGCGCGAACATCGGTACCACTGCCACGGCGTGGATCATGTCGATATTCGGGTTCCAGTTCAA comes from Fibrobacter sp. UWP2 and encodes:
- a CDS encoding Na/Pi cotransporter family protein, with amino-acid sequence MMTWMALKMLGCLALLMFGMKSMSEALQKMAGPQLRHVLGTMTTNRFTGMLTGMFVTASVQSSTATTLMTVSFVNAGLLTLMQAISIILGAHIGTTVTAWIMSLGFSFNIANFVYPAFFIGIILVYLNKKRVLGEFLFGVGFLFLGLTTLKETGFAVVQDPGASASISSFFARFSDPNFFNSLFFLVMGTVLTLCVQSSAAIMAITMILCSTGVLHIDQGIMLVLGENIGTTITANIVALSANTQARRAALAHFTINVIGVIWVIIVLKWFLAAVCNVVGFDLSIHMGEPGYEKNLAKISVVLATFHSAFNVSNTFIQIWFIKYIEKFVCRVIKPKKSDEEEDSRLHFISSGLMGTPELSLLEARKEISLFATRTRKMFNFVPNLLEMKEENDFVKLFARIEKYEGISDNMEIEIAKYLNQVSEGRLSPESKTNIQSMLREISEIESIGDSCYNMARAINRKFRSKEDFTAEQYEHIKHIMGLCDKALEHMIAVLDDSQQVDANRTLNLENEINDYRKLLKEKNVDDIENQKYSYQMGVHYMDVVNDCEKLGDYVVNVVEAHANKKFST
- the ispF gene encoding 2-C-methyl-D-erythritol 2,4-cyclodiphosphate synthase yields the protein MDKIYRSGIGFDVHKLVEGRKCIIGGVDIPYEKGLLGHSDADVLLHAISDALLGAAGLGDIGTYFPDTDPAFKGADSLELLRKVGEEVHKAGFEIVNIDSIVMCERPKVNPHKDAMKANIARVLGLDIRQIGIKGTTTEKLGFTGRGEGIASQAVAMVRSL
- a CDS encoding response regulator transcription factor; translation: MNTIYIVEDDSEIREMEAYALKSSGFDVNAFDCGKGLDEAVKTCVPDLIILDIMLPGEDGLSILRRLRAQDATKSVPVIMITAKGSEIEKVKGLDAGADDYIAKPFGILEFISRVKALLRRAGTLKADSEEQTSLSLGGVCIDMGKRIVTADGGNVELTYKEYELLKLLMSQPGLVYSRQQILEKIWGIDFKMDTRTVDMHIKTLRQKLGEQGSIIQTVRNVGYKAQ
- a CDS encoding NADH-quinone oxidoreductase subunit N, giving the protein MTNFINLLPIAIVAVGALVSLAAEPFIKDENKHKILPWIAAIAIVFGMGGFAFVNTDTLYNLFAMDPVRRLLGIAVLLCAFLGVAGTQWTLGREKFKGGEAYGLLLLATCGALFMTQAIDYVALFLGMELTSFPVYALVGIRRHEENAGEGVFKYFVSGAVFSALYLYGVAMIYGATGSTHFFASILDGRGPIFAVGILFVIFGLLFKAGAAPFHFWVADVYTGASVAVTGFMAAVVKVGALAALGSVWLGLLVTKAATAPAWNLAEPVTIGSQSRSLYLVVLVVAILSMVVGAFSGLAQKSIRRIMAFSAVMNAGFIAIGFLLPNYAGNGSVQLGPMVYFLVTYAVASAGALTGIAYLSGREDKKENLDDIQGVGRRRPFVALSVTVCLASLAGLPPVAGFLAKFTLFTDAFSAGLGKLAAFGFALSLVAAVYYLRVAYALFAPRKCDCEEEKCCCKGTNPSYGYLLKFGVAIAGLALLLVGVMPSLALIV
- a CDS encoding ATP-binding protein, with protein sequence MGVIAALCAVYFTMQVFEGEMAGQLKSQLRENLRLIETAYVGEALGDEPQKLSKFASKDLRITLIDSKGGILYDSDAETVKMENHNDREEVIDAFAKGAGEDLRYSSTLQAKVFYFAKRLNDGKVLRLGMRQANLQQVFSKTIPYLIVLLAAIVAAAILIAIGLSRAFISPLQKLVDQLGTPEWMKIENVYKEIAPLVNTIRKQDLELQLTIEQLSNEKQKITHLKDEFTANASHELKTPLTSISGYAELIENDMAKPEDVKMFAGKIHKEALRLQSIANDIITLSKLDGQQGELFDLNEKVNLWNVAHGCVEDLSLKASKKSVSVSLDGDKAAEIQGNSKLLYEMVFNLVDNSIRYTEQGGKVAVIVEPGAIVVKDTGIGIPEECQSRVFERFYRVDKSRSKETGGTGLGLAIVKHIAEVLHATIQLNSAVGFGTEIRIGFKV